In Athalia rosae chromosome 6, iyAthRosa1.1, whole genome shotgun sequence, one DNA window encodes the following:
- the LOC105691790 gene encoding uncharacterized protein LOC105691790 isoform X2, which translates to MEPKSKSGYGKTVMIKYLPHHREIKDLIGTPALFQNESHFYENILPVMGNVGPICIHAEKDLIVMEDLGPLGYVVQPRRDLLDFDHCLAMIQTLARLHAGGLALKLKNPAAFSELVSPLEEALFPQSSKKSFGMTVDLSLASAIAQLEWIEPRSDELAEGIAFLKTLVEGAYAILQELVRPGKGKYDVITHGDCWINNIMFKHDSSSKIADVKLVDYQISRHVSLAIDFHYFVYSSAKDDVIKERYEDLVNAYHKTLAQTLREKSIPQRHLNHLTVDWLKSELETYAKYGLITCLWISSAVLAEEDEVINMDDVSADIMELWKKKEFKPAPKLAHRLKFVLLDYMKRYHV; encoded by the exons GTTACGGAAAGACGGTGATGATCAAGTACCTGCCTCATCACCGCGAGATAAAGGACTTGATAGGGACACCAGCTTTGTTCCAAAACGAGAGTCATTTTTACGAGAATATCTTACCCGTGATGGGAAACGTTGGTCCGATTTGCATCCACGCGGAAAAAGATTTAATCGTCATGGAGGACCTCGGACCCTTGGGATACGTCGTTCAACCCCGTAGGGACCTGCTGGACTTCGATCACTGCCTCGCGATGATCCAG ACCTTGGCGCGCCTCCACGCCGGCGGTTTGGCCTTGAAGTTGAAGAATCCCGCGGCGTTCTCGGAGCTGGTAAGCCCTTTGGAGGAAGCACTGTTCCCCCAGAGCTCGAAGAAGTCATTCGGGATGACCGTTGACCTCAGTCTGGCTTCGGCGATCGCCCAACTCGAGTGGATCGAACCACGGAGCGACGAACTCGCCGAAGGTATCGCCTTCCTGAAGACCTTGGTCGAAGGGGCGTACGCGATTTTGCAGGAATTGGTGAGACCTGGAAAAGGAAAGTACGACGTCATCACCCACGGGGATTGTTGGATAAACAATATTATGTTCAAACACGATTCGAGTTCGAAAATTGCTGACGTTAAACTGGTGGATTATCAAATATCGAGGCACGTTTCCCTCGCCATAGATTTCCACTACTTCGTCTATTCCAGTGCCAAGGACGACGTGATAAAAGAAAGATACGAAGATCTGGTGAACGCTTATCACAAAACCCTCGCTCAAACTTTGCGAGAAAAATCGATTCCTCAAAGACACCTGAACCACCTCACCGTCGACTGGTTGAAAAGTGAACTCGAAACGTACGCCAAATATGGATTGATCACTTGCCTTTGGATCAGCAGCGCTGTTCTAGCCGAGGAAGACGAAGTCATTAACATGGACGACGTTTCCGCCGATATTATGGaactatggaaaaaaaaggaattcaaaCCAGCCCCAAAACTTGCCCACAGATTAAAATTCGTCCTTCTCGACTACATGAAGAGATATCATGtctaa